In the genome of Pangasianodon hypophthalmus isolate fPanHyp1 chromosome 15, fPanHyp1.pri, whole genome shotgun sequence, the window TTATTCTGATTTGTTTTGACTAATTGCGCATCTTTGAGTTTATAGCTCACAGTGAAGCGCTCTTTTTTGTATGCGCTAGGACGGACTGTCTCAAGCATGTTCATACCATTTAGGGCCTTGAGCTCAGATACAAGCTCAGCATTAGAACGGAGTGGGAAATCCTGGCCACATAGGTTGATGGCATATCTCCAGCGGATCTTGGACTTTAGGAGATCAGAGAGGCAGTTGAGGTCAGCACGGAGGCGTGAGATGCCCCCGTACTGCACCGTCTCTAATTGTGAAGCCACAAAGACATTGGGAAGGCAGCGTGCCAGACCGTGTATAGCTTCTGTGAAAGCCAATGATGATTTCAGGTCATAGTGGATGCAGTAGATGTTGTGTGGTGCATAAACCGCACGCAGGAGCCGTTCCACCATGTGTGCATCCTTGTGCACCACCAGAGAGAAAGCAAGTGGAAAATCGAGCTCCTGCTCAGATATCTGCACTTCACTGTACCTCCCTGATGCCAAGAATTGTCCACAGTCCAAAGTTGCATTCACCACGCTCTTGTCGCTTGGAGGGGGAGGGACTTTCCTTCTGAGTTCCAAAGACTTGCCCAAAGCAACAGGGTCCATGTCATAAATATCCAAACAGTTGATTCCATGTTGTCCAGTAAAACGCCACTGAGTATCTGTTTGCCCTCTGGCTTGTCTGGATTTGATGATGTTAATATCGTTGGTAATTATTACATATATGATCAGACTACAAAATGCCAAAACTGACAATAAGAGGAAAAGCAAAGCTCTTCTCCGGTTGAGGTATCTGTTGCAGCTGTTCATTctaaaggataaaaaaaacacaattgtaTGTTCATGAAAAAGGCATCAGTTTCTTTCCCATCTTTCTAATACCAGACTAAACAGGATATGTATCTCAAAAGAGCTCAAGTTTAGAGTTTAGCTCAAATAAAGCAAAACACATACCACAGACACCAGTTACTCCAAAGACTTCAAGAGCTCaagtggtttaaattaagcttACCACACTCGGTCCCTTTTTCTTCTACATTTCTGAAGATTTTAAAGGTTAAAATGAATGCTGCATAGcctcaaaaaatattttgatggTGCCATTATTCTTAGGAATATACAGTCctctccgaaagtattggaacggcaaagccaattctttttgctatacactaaagacatatgagtttgagatcaaacgatgaatatgagacgaaagatcagaattttagctttcatgtcctgatatttacatctatgaCTTAgaaccttttgtttgaacccacccatttttcaagtttttttcaAGTATtgtcagaaatattggaacatgtgattgacagatgtttcttgttgcccaggtatgccctgtttgattgattgtttaaacaattgtTTACTTAAGAAGGGACTGGGTAGGGCCTAGCATCTAACATTTTGCTGTGTTACAAGCTGTATCttggcattaaaaataaaatatgatcatTACTGTTCTACAGattaaaatttattcatttttgacaAATGCTTTTTTACAGTTGACTAAGAATTGAGAAAATACAATCTAAGCCATAGAGGGAGGGTTAAGAGTTTTGATACAATAGCtccatttttctgcttttccccctcctcttcctttatttttattatgttgtaAATGTAGCTGTAATTGTTAGTGTGTAACTCATCATGACAAATTCCTTGTATGTGTAACATACATGGCAAATTAAAAcagattctgattctgattttctGTTCTCTAATCCAGAACCTCAGCCACAACCACTGCCACAAAAGCATTTAAGGGACGCACTTCCCTCTCAGAATGCAGGATACTTGATGAATATTATCGTAATGAACTTCTAATGTATCAAGACTCATATTTACTTTTTGACTGTAAGCCTGTGAAAGCCTGTGGTATTATTTTCGGGTAACATGTTGtctaaaaaaaaggtttttgagaatgtattaatgaacaatGAATCCAATTCAGTTGTTAGTACacaatattataaatttattgggaaaaaaaaaacaacaacgatTTGAGACCTTAAACCTAAAGAACCTCTTAGTCAACTTTCCTCTTTTGTCTCTTCTGGTCACTGGCTTAGTAGCCTGAAgggcaattttttttatctttattagcTATGTATTTCACTTGGAAACAGTATGGATGTAGTGTATCTTTAAAAATAGTTATTGGAGTAAAGTTTTAAAAGTAGAGTACACTACATGTTAAAGATATAAAGGCTTGAGGGTGTGTCTGGCAGTGTGCAAAGTAACAGTTTCGTACCCTTTTCACTGAGTGTATCTCACTTATTCAAATGTCTGAATCCGCACAGTGAGCTCTTCGTCTTTCTGAAAATACTTCTATAAGTTCAGAAATGAGGAGAATATATTTAATCAAATTAGATATGGATTGTGAGAGTGCAGTGCTTAATTCCATCTAATCAGTCAGAGAATTCAAGACATTTCATTTAaggtaaaacaacaacaacagctatactatactatactatactatactatactttaCTATAGCACAACTCTAACTATGACTGTAACTATGACTACAACTCTAACTATACTCAGAAAAGACATGCTACAACATGTAAAATCTAAAAGTCCATTATTTTTCACAGAAAGTCTGCTTTGTAAGAGGAAGTCAAGTAGAAATGATTTTACCGTTACTGAGTGAATCCACGCCAGGAAAGTGATCAAagttcagcctttttttttttaagtctaaaACCAACACTTTGTCCAAAACAACAACTGAACAACATGTAGCTGCTTCATGTTTCCTGTTACTGTAGTTTAGGGCTGCACGTGCccccacccctctctctctctctctctctctctctctccctccctctctctctctctctctccctctccctctccctccctctctctctctctctctctctctcaggtttcTTTCTTTACAGCTCCTCTGGGACTCCGTTTCAAAGTGACACTGACACCAAACTAGGAGCTACTAATAAAAGAAAAGCCTTCTGAATAAAAACGTCCAAAACTTTCACTCCATCAGAAACGCGGTTGTGGACTGTCATTAGAGCTGTGAAAACGAAACTGTAGAGAGGCTCTGCCCAAACTACCACTGAAGCTACGCtatcatctttttcttttttttacaataatcacattacttattttaaaagccatttcaatataatttcaatatattttagCTTTGTATTGTATAAACTATGCCAATGACATAAATAACTGGATATAATTAATAACTTCATAACTttaagggatgcacatggtccaCAACAATACAGCTGTGCTCCTAAGTGTACATATGcctttcagaaaatgttcagaattttaactaaataaataattaaataaataattaaataataataataaataatatagtccacaagacacaataataactgaatttacacaaatgaaccagtttaaaagtttacacacacttGATTcttataaaatgtgttgttacctggatgatcaatgactgtttttatgttttgtgatagttgttcatgaatCCCTTGTTTGTTCTGAGCAGTTAAACAGCTCTTctactgttcttcagaaaaatcctccaggtcttCTGCAGCATCTTGTGCATATTTGACCCTTTCCaacagcagctatatgatgttgatcttcatcttttcacactgaggacgacTGAGGGACtcacacaactattacaaaaggtgcaaacattcaccgATTCTCAAAAAGGCTACacaatacattaagagccagggggtgtaaaattttgaaaaggatgatcagtgtaaattgttattattttgtttaaagagcTTGTTTTTTCATTTAGGACTGCCCTTGAGaagttacataaaatatttacatgtttcccagaagacaaaataataaccatTCACGCCGATCATTTTGTTCAAAAGAAGGCCTAACAGAAACTATACTGTTTTCATTATTaggtgaaatatttattataccgACGTTATAAAAATTATAGTATTaaagtttatatatacacaccaatcaaccataacattaaaaccactgagaggtgaagtgaataaaattGATTATGTTGTTATAATGGCaactgtcaaggggtgggatatatcaGACAGCAAGTGAACCATCATGACAAGGGCAAATTAtaatggctagatgactgggtcagagcatctccaaaacggcaggtcttgtggggaggttagaacctaccaaaagtggtccaaggatggacaaccggtgaaccggcgacagggtcatgggtgcccaaggttCAGTGATGCACGTGGAGAgggaaggctagcccatctggtccgatcccgtagaagagctactgtagcacaaattgctgaaaaagttaatgctggctatgatagaaaggtgtctgAACACACGGTGCATCGccgcttgctgcatatggggctgcgtggccacagacctgtcagagtgcctgtgcacccctgtccaccactgaaagcacATACAAtaggcacgtgagcatcagaactggaccatggagcagtggaagaaggtggcctggtatGATGAATCCCATTTACATACTGTAAACTTCTAGGAGTGAGTTGATATGTAGCCACAGGCCCATCAGTAATTCAGATGCAGGGGATGTGGAAAATTATGAGTGGAAAATGCAGAGGACCCACCTGAATAAAGTAAAACACAACTACAGCCAAAGTGTTGTGAGTTAACAGATTTGGCTAAAGTGGCAGGCTTGGCAGTGAACAGTGCTTGGTACGAAAACCCACTACACCACAGGCCTGTCAGTCAGATAGATTGCAGGCTGTGGAAAGCAGATAACAAGCAGACAACTCTGAGGGAAAACGACCTACCAGGAGGAATGAAAAGATAAAGGAGGGAACCCAGACTACAACCCATGTTAGCAGAGTCTGCTAAGCTGCAAGGGATCTGAATTGCTTGGAGAACAAGGCACCAAGGGAGAACCCGAACACCAGGGAGAATGAGAGATTAGTGCCACTACTGAGCAGTAACACAGAGCGAGTTCATAGAGCTAAAGGACTAACAGCATCGTAAGTGACAGCTAATAATGCTAACGAtagtaaaaaagaaaaccagctcAAAATTAAGGAGTGCTGTATGAAAAATACACTCAAAATGGCAGATGAGAAGATGGGAGTCTACTGCCAGCTTTGGAGGACAAGTTACCTGTAGCCCTAACTGTACTCACAAACCGTTTAGCAGATAGCTCCACGTGGTGCACATGTGGTTTGCCATGAActaagagagaagaagagatggaaagatggatgTATGAGAGTGGTTACAAATACTGTCTCATCCATCATTTGTGACACACAATCCATCattgtgaatatatataaaatatcttaaaatatatattaaatatattaaaataaaaatatatattaaatatatattttgtattttaatacaatattttgcaaattttatgaatttattttgagAAAGAAGTAAATGTATCTGTCAAAAGAGTAAGATCATTTAAatgttgaaattaataaaaaatgtctagaaataggttcaATAATCTGGCATTTTTtgtataataatttcataataagaaatattcaagaaaattttatatttactcacttcccattttcactttcatatttcatatgaaATATCTTATAATAATTTGCAGTTAGCGAACTAATGCTAACTTAGTTCCAAGCAAGTTTACACCACTGCAACTTTACAGCACTGCTAACATTTCATACTGCTCACTTGCCATTCTGTATATGTATTACTCTTGAGCACTGCACCCTCCttaactgtttattttattacatttattgcactgcacCCTCCttaactgtttattttattacatcatttttgctcattttcataaagCTTGCCAATGTTCTTCATAAAACCACCAACCTGCTATAAGGCAAAATGTTTGGAAACACTGTAACATTGTACTGATGCATGGTTTATTACTTTTAACTGGCTGCATATTTCTGTAACAGCTAACTAGAAGATTATGAGCAGGATTTTAACTGATTGAAAGACTAATaactatacactcaccatccactttattaggaacacccatacgcctgcacattcatgcagttatctaatcagtcaatcatgtggcagaagcacaatgcaaaaaatcatgcagatacaggtcaagagcttcagttaatgttcacatcaaacatcagaacggggaaaaatgtgatctcagtgattttaatcgtggcatggatgttggtttGAGCGTATCTTAAGAATACCTAATaacaaatgtccccacaagggtaaacctgtcagatattcctatcacTGTGGGTTAAGCATGCACGCACAACAGAAGTGGGTTTTATGCTTGCATTATGTTAATCATGATGGTgagcagctgcatttttttccccccagcaGCAAGGAAAATGTGTGGGTGTGCTTTTTAAGTGGTGTCATATGGTGTAAAGTTTTCTTGTATATTGTCTGGGTTGACCTCTCTTAAATTTAAATTCTAAAACACCTGGACATGCCCGTGTATTTTCTAAATAACAGTGGAAAATCAAGTGGGTTGAACTTTTTCTGTAACATAGTGTAGATGCTATGTAACCTGAAATATCTATAATTTCATAGCAGTAAGGCAGAACTTCTTATATAGCCTGGAGACAACTACTCAATGCAAACTAGTAATTATTATGACTAAGCAGAGCTGACGGAAGGTTGTGTAAAACAGTGATGCTATGCTTTCTGACACTGTTACTGGTCATAACATTACTGCTTTAGtacaagttttgtttttgtacaatTGTAGTGGCAGCTATGAACTTCACACATTATTCTTCAATCCAGACAGTTTATGGAAAAACAGAACAAGTAAACAATTCAGCCTACTCGCAATTGTTACAAAAATTGTTACAAACTGGAAGGTACACAACACATCTGGAAATACAGCTACTGTGCAAAATATCTACAAatctaaagaaaataataattgataataatgtaataatagaATAATTGCCAGAATTATTgccatacatatacatatacatatgtatatatatataaattaggaCACTCCATTAAATGTCAAcgaaatgtcaacatgtcaatttctgatcttgttttaatttgtacctgtagatgaAAGTGACGTAATTGCAGTTTTGCTTCAGCTTCAATATTTTGTCAGATGGTCTCACGTTcctcaagcaccttctgatacaatgtagaattcatagtggattctatgatggtgagctggccaggtcctgctgcagcaaagcatccccaaaccataacacttccacctccatgcttcacagttggtatgaggttcttttgctgaagtgctgtatttggtttacgccaaacatgccctctgttatggtgtccaaataattcaattttagactcatctgtccaaagcacgttattccagaagtcttggcctttgtctgtgtgttctttggcaaacttcagtcttgccctcatgtttttcttagcaaggtttcctccttgcacacctcccatgctaattaaagttgtgcagtcattttctgattgtagattcatgcactttgacatcaactgtagcaagagcttgctgtaggtcccgtgatgatattttagggtttttggagacttctttatatatatatatatatatatatatatatatatatatatatatatatatatatatatatatatatacatacaatctTGTGCAGTCTGTTATAGTAAGAAAGCAGAGTCACACTCGATATGCATGCAATGTTATGAGCACTTACATTTTTAACTTCACAATGGCATCATTACACACTGTGATTATACCAATCATCTCTcaaaacatttctcttttttcctaaTCTAGAAATACTAGAAATAAAGTTCCATTGGATCCTGTTTCTGTTGgttcttgtttttgttcttgGAAAACTGACAAAGGTGACAAAACATACTTCCATTTTTATTAGcaattgtgtattattttttgcatattcaACTGCTAGCACATGGTAAGAGTGACATATCTTGTGTAAAAATACCCTTAAACCTGATATTAGTCTTTTACTGTAATTGTTTGGGTGCTATGGGCAGTTTGTTATCccaaaaatagaaatgaaacaTATGTTATAGAAGAGTGAGATGGAAACAAAGACAGGGAAAAGAAAGTCATAATGGTTTTTGGCTTGCCTGCATTGTGCTGAGcacactgttttttgtttttttttgtcacaagtgtgtgcgtgtgtgtgtgcatgcgtgggCGCAGGTGGTGTTAGTGTGTCTATGTGTAACAGAttcatttctgtgtttcagCTTTCAGTAGTGATAGCACAGTATACAGCATAGTTCAGCATATTAGTTGCTGTCAGTGAGACCAGTCATGAGTATGGTCACTTGAAGAAACTCTGCACAAGGTGAAGAAAGCCAACTGACCTAGCCTCCTTGAGTGCTGATATAGCTAACTGTCAGAACATTAAGTGTGGACCAGCAATTGGTGTCAGCTGTCACCAGCAAGCTGTCACCAGGCCAAGATGGACTCTGCTGGTGCATGTGTTGTAAAGTTACACCCGCCCCAGTACCTCTGTGGCACTCTACCACCATGCAGCCTGTGAGGGAGGCCTCCACTCCCAAACGGACTTCCTGGAATGGCATGTATGACCAGAGGGCCTTGGATTCCTCTCACTGAGACAAGGACACATTTCAGTCCATGGTGCTTGGGGTTCAGTTGCTCGCTGTAGCTGCTATCATCAGTCCAAGCATCCTCAACAGCATACACTGATACTGGACATGGAGGTCTGGCTGAACCAGATAAATCATAATAATGTCCATCACATTCACAGAGCCATATTTATTGTTGAGTTAAACAAGcatagtgaggagttaataccGAAATTGCGCTCATCAATATTTAGAGCTCAGTTGTACCTACGAACTTAGACACTACTTATGCACTAAACATAAGTGTAACTGAgtttacaggatttttttaaattttgttccAGGACAAGAATAGGCCAAGTTAAACAAGTActctgtatggccaaaagtatgtagataCCTGACcgttgaacatctcatttcaAAACCATGGGTGTTAATATGGAATTTGTCTccgctttgctgttataataacctccactcttctgagaaggctttccactagattttggaccagggctgtggggatttgccctttcagccacaagagcattagtgaggttaggcacTGATATCCGGCAAGAAGGCctagtgttccagttcatcccaaaggtgttcggtggggttgaggtcagggctccgtgcaggccactcgagtccttccactccagccttggcaaaccatgtcttcatggacctcgttttgtggcattgtcatactggaacaggttttggccCCTTAGTTCAGGTGAAGGGTTATTGTAAAGCTACTGCATGTaaagacgttctatacaactttgtggcaagtTTGGGAGAAGGCCCAGGttgtggtcaggtgtccacaaacttttgccatAGAGACTGTATGTTATTAATATTGGTTTAGTTAGTATCCGTAATGTCCTCTGGAACATCTTTACAGAATTTAGTGACAGTGTAAGAAAATCCACCACAGGCTGAGCTATAACTAATCCTCAGGCCTCAGGCTGAACGAAGTGCTCAGAATGGGCTTTACAGTTTAAGGAGGTCGGctaaatacacaaattaattCAAGCCTTTcacacagataataataatgtatttggCAAAGCATGGAATTTCTCATATATTTCTTCACAAAGAGACAGAataccaaaataaaaattttattgaaTGATCACATGGTGCATTTCACAGAGCTGCTTCATACACAGATGACAGAAAGCTTGATGCTAAAATCACATAAAAGTAAACACACATGCTCACGCCCACGGTTTAGCAGAGGCGTTTGTCCAGACCAGTGGGATGAGCGAAGAAAGAGGCTATGATGCTTGGGTATGATTTGATGAGGTCACTTCCTCTTTTGGAATTCCTTTGCAAGGGCATCAAGCTATAGGGAAACAGCATTGTCAGAAAGTGGCAAAAAATCAAAGAACAgtcaaaagaagaagaagtactTGCAGGTGTAAACCAGGTAACTCAAGCAGGCAAATTCACAGAGACTTGAGTAAAAATGCACTTGGAGGTGCTTCATACAAGACCATTGTATGATACATAAAACTATtaactaatactactattattacagtttatacTTCTGAAGTGAGATTCAATTATTCTTTACTAATATAcgtataaataaaatgttatggtTTCAAAACTGTAAAATCGAATCAATTACAATTGTTAGtcattaaataattaagcaattaaCACTGTGTTAGGAGCGTACACGTGTCACCATTACACGTGTGCCATTTTAACAGATTGgaaacatgaataaatgtagTGTAAATACAATATTCAGGTCTATTTTAAGTTCACAAGTAGATCTCTtcttaatacataaataaaacgtAAATTGATGCAGTCTGAGTTCTCACCAGGATGCTCTTCAGGACGTTGGTTCTCAGTGGCCTCAGATAGCTGCATTCTCTTGCTTCACACAGTTTAATCTCCCCAGATATCTGTCCAAGCAGTGAGACACAGCAGGAGGGAAAGATTTCACAACCGCTGACAGAGAATGTGAATGTTACTGCCCTGAACTTTCACCAAACTATTTTATGTTGCTGTATTATTTTGCTGAATTTTATTGGTTATACACTTGTATCTAGTATGGTTCAGTTTGACTGAGTACACCAGAACCTTAAAGCGAGATATATGTGATACGTTCAGCTTGGAAAGtctcatttaaataatatataaggACTGGAGCATATAATAGTCACTTGAACCAGCATCAGGTTCAACACAGTTAACATAGTAGCATAGTTTGAGTTCCTTATTTTCCACTGACTGATTTCTGTTGATTCACAAGAACATCTGAAAATAGTCAGTATTCACATGCATCCTGATTAGCTGGATCAGGCATGATAGAGTTGAAACTTCCTAATTAAATTATGCatggaattttaaaaatcttatacagggtgtcccaaaagtctctatacataggggaaattaacactttttagcaaattGACTTCcaaaatatttagtttatattctatatatatatttttttcagatagtctttaataagaatgcctttgacagaagaagaacatattgaaatcattctcgtGGTTGGATCGGGAAGCtttcgcaaggttgcgatgactcaggaaacatggcaacaccatcacacacaacactgttgccaaacttattaacagattcaaaaagactggaagtgttgtggaccaactgagaagtggacatcAACAAACATTccctgacgaaggcacaaccgaagaggtgctggcaaacacagttttttgggacaccctgtatttagTAAATCATTTATCGGAGTGATTTATAAGCATACGTTTAGCATTTAAGCATATGTTTAGGTTATATATatctgtgcagaagtcttaggcacatgctgagaaagaaatgctgtagagcaaagatgtctgcaaaaatactgaaattaaatgtgtatatattaaaaaaatactataaagtaataaatgaaacaaagtcaatatttggagtagtctcaggtacaatttgagcagttttataaggaaatgagctgtaaattTTACTGAGAATGTTGCAGAActagccacagttcttctggagactttgactgtcacacttgctccttatttttacagcaaaacccagcagccttcattatgtttttttgtctgaaaagtgtctcttacgtaatatgcttctttctttacagacatacaaacatttttctgcaacttttaattttgtgcaggaaaactgtttggaaatttaaaatgtttttgtactgacttgataatatagaagtcataaaataaaaatctatgacaaagtttgtactaaaaaaaatagggtggctaagacttttgcacaatactgtatatatttgtgtccCAAGTACCTGTGCACATTTCAgctgtttttgtaattttgttaaCAGTTGTTTTATGCAAAACTATGCgattgtgattgtgtgtgtgtgtgtgtgtgtgagaaagagagagagaaagcgagagagagagagacagagataaagag includes:
- the gcnt4b.2 gene encoding beta-1,3-galactosyl-O-glycosyl-glycoprotein beta-1,6-N-acetylglucosaminyltransferase 4 is translated as MNSCNRYLNRRRALLFLLLSVLAFCSLIIYVIITNDINIIKSRQARGQTDTQWRFTGQHGINCLDIYDMDPVALGKSLELRRKVPPPPSDKSVVNATLDCGQFLASGRYSEVQISEQELDFPLAFSLVVHKDAHMVERLLRAVYAPHNIYCIHYDLKSSLAFTEAIHGLARCLPNVFVASQLETVQYGGISRLRADLNCLSDLLKSKIRWRYAINLCGQDFPLRSNAELVSELKALNGMNMLETVRPSAYKKERFTVSYKLKDAQLVKTNQNKQPPPHDIEIFVGSAYFILSREFVNFVHWSPQVKDFLAWSEDTYSPDEHFWASLIRIPGVPGEIKRSDPDIIDLMSKTRLVKWQYLEGKLYPACTGIHVHSVCIYGAAELQWLLNDGHWFANKFDLKVDPVVIECLERNLTERQRAMVTTQ